The proteins below come from a single Hyphomicrobium denitrificans ATCC 51888 genomic window:
- the mraY gene encoding phospho-N-acetylmuramoyl-pentapeptide-transferase encodes MLYELVNFSDQISALNVFRYITFRSGGAIFTALLFVMMFGPAIIDLLRVKQGKGQPIRDDGPQSHLLKRGTPTMGGLMILAGVTVSTLLWAQLSNGYIWVVLGVAICYGAIGFYDDFLKVTKRSTAGFSGKSRFLLEVLVAAVAGYILMKLGPKGLDTDLTFPFFKDLVIDLGPFFILMAVLVIAGAGNAVNLTDGLDGLAIVPVMIAAATFGVIAYLSGNAKFAGYLQIHHIPGTGELAVICGALIGAGLGFLWFNAPPAMIFMGDTGSLALGGILGAIAVAIKHEIVLAVVGGLFVLETLSVVIQVMSFKWTGKRVFKMAPLHHHYEQKGWKESTVVIRFWIISVILALIGLSTLKLR; translated from the coding sequence ATGCTCTATGAGCTCGTCAATTTCAGCGATCAGATCAGCGCGCTGAACGTTTTCCGCTACATCACCTTCCGTTCCGGCGGGGCGATCTTCACGGCGCTGCTGTTCGTGATGATGTTTGGTCCAGCGATCATCGATCTCTTGCGCGTCAAGCAGGGGAAGGGTCAGCCGATCCGCGATGACGGTCCGCAGAGCCATCTGCTCAAGCGCGGCACGCCGACGATGGGCGGGCTCATGATCCTCGCGGGCGTAACCGTTTCGACGCTGCTCTGGGCGCAGCTTTCGAACGGCTACATCTGGGTGGTTCTGGGCGTCGCGATCTGTTACGGCGCGATCGGCTTCTATGACGATTTCCTGAAAGTGACAAAGCGCTCGACAGCCGGGTTTTCCGGAAAGTCGCGGTTTCTGCTTGAAGTGCTGGTGGCGGCAGTCGCGGGCTACATCCTGATGAAGCTCGGCCCGAAGGGGCTCGATACCGATCTGACATTCCCATTCTTCAAGGATCTCGTTATCGATCTCGGGCCGTTTTTCATTCTCATGGCGGTTCTGGTCATCGCGGGAGCGGGCAACGCCGTCAACCTGACGGACGGACTCGACGGTCTGGCGATCGTGCCGGTGATGATCGCGGCGGCGACGTTTGGCGTCATCGCCTATCTGTCGGGCAACGCGAAGTTCGCAGGGTATCTGCAGATTCATCACATTCCGGGAACGGGTGAACTGGCGGTGATCTGCGGCGCGCTGATCGGTGCGGGGCTCGGGTTTCTCTGGTTCAACGCTCCGCCTGCGATGATCTTCATGGGCGACACAGGTTCATTGGCTTTGGGTGGCATCCTCGGCGCCATCGCGGTCGCGATCAAACATGAGATCGTGCTGGCTGTCGTCGGCGGGCTGTTCGTTCTCGAGACGCTCTCGGTCGTCATCCAGGTGATGTCGTTCAAATGGACGGGCAAGCGCGTGTTCAAGATGGCGCCGCTACACCACCACTATGAGCAGAAGGGCTGGAAGGAATCGACGGTTGTGATCCGCTTCTGGATCATTTCGGTCATTCTGGCTCTGATCGGCCTTTCGACGCTGAAGCTGCGCTAG
- the murD gene encoding UDP-N-acetylmuramoyl-L-alanine--D-glutamate ligase yields MIRATSFNGKTVAVFGLGGSGIASARSLLAGGATVAAWDDGEAGRSAAAREGVPLVDLAEADWSQFSALVLAPGVPLTHPEPHWTVRKAQDSGVEIIGDIEIFARERAAQAPDAPFIGITGTNGKSTTTALIAHILRHAGRDVQLGGNIGRAVLTLEDPAPERCHVIELSSFQIDLTPTLKPTVGVMLNVTPDHLDRHGTIENYAAVKERLVDGAEVAAVGLDDEFGLAMLQRRIQKAPAIAFSAEKSIAPGYSLLDDTIICSNREALAVKLASLGGIATLRGKHNAQNALAAVAAVRECLNWIGQSSDLDWQGALASFPGLPHRMEEIGRIGNVLFVNDSKATNADSTEKALLSFPRDVFWIAGGKPKAGGISALEKYFGGVAKVYLIGESSEDFAQTLEGKVTFERSGTLDAAVAAAARDAKASTGAEPVVLLSPACASYDQFRNFEVRGDAFRKLVEAVPGVAMRGAK; encoded by the coding sequence ATGATTCGCGCCACGTCCTTCAACGGCAAGACCGTCGCCGTGTTCGGCCTCGGGGGTTCCGGAATCGCATCCGCCCGTTCACTTCTGGCCGGCGGCGCGACCGTTGCCGCTTGGGATGACGGCGAGGCGGGCCGAAGCGCGGCGGCCCGCGAGGGTGTGCCGCTCGTCGACCTCGCCGAGGCTGACTGGTCGCAATTTTCTGCGCTAGTTCTCGCTCCGGGCGTGCCGCTGACGCATCCCGAGCCGCACTGGACCGTGCGCAAGGCGCAGGACAGCGGCGTTGAGATCATCGGCGACATCGAGATTTTCGCGCGGGAACGTGCCGCGCAGGCGCCGGATGCGCCATTCATCGGCATCACCGGCACCAACGGCAAGTCGACGACGACGGCGCTGATCGCGCATATTCTCCGTCACGCGGGCCGCGACGTACAACTCGGCGGCAATATCGGGCGCGCCGTGCTGACGCTGGAAGACCCTGCGCCAGAGCGTTGTCACGTGATCGAATTGTCGTCGTTTCAAATCGATCTGACGCCGACGCTGAAGCCGACCGTCGGCGTGATGCTGAACGTCACGCCGGATCATCTCGACAGGCACGGGACGATCGAAAATTATGCGGCGGTCAAAGAGCGCCTCGTCGATGGCGCCGAAGTTGCGGCGGTCGGCCTCGACGACGAATTCGGATTGGCGATGCTCCAGCGGCGCATTCAGAAGGCTCCGGCGATTGCCTTCAGCGCCGAAAAATCCATCGCTCCGGGTTACAGTCTGCTCGACGATACGATCATCTGCAGCAATCGCGAAGCGCTGGCCGTCAAGCTCGCGTCGCTCGGTGGCATCGCGACGCTCAGGGGCAAGCACAACGCGCAGAATGCGCTCGCAGCCGTCGCTGCCGTGCGCGAGTGCCTGAACTGGATCGGGCAATCTTCCGACCTCGATTGGCAGGGCGCGCTTGCGTCGTTCCCAGGACTGCCGCACCGGATGGAAGAAATCGGGCGGATCGGAAACGTGCTGTTCGTCAACGACAGCAAGGCGACGAACGCGGATTCGACCGAGAAGGCGCTGCTGTCGTTTCCGCGCGATGTGTTCTGGATCGCCGGCGGCAAGCCGAAAGCGGGCGGGATCTCGGCGCTCGAAAAATACTTCGGCGGGGTCGCGAAAGTTTATCTCATCGGGGAGTCGAGCGAAGATTTCGCGCAGACGCTCGAAGGGAAAGTTACGTTTGAACGCAGCGGCACGCTCGACGCTGCCGTTGCGGCCGCGGCGCGCGATGCGAAAGCGAGCACAGGTGCCGAGCCCGTCGTCCTGCTGTCGCCTGCGTGCGCGAGCTACGATCAGTTCCGGAACTTCGAGGTTCGCGGGGATGCTTTCCGCAAACTCGTCGAAGCAGTCCCAGGCGTCGCGATGCGGGGAGCGAAATGA
- a CDS encoding FtsW/RodA/SpoVE family cell cycle protein, producing the protein MKLSRADRSLLADWSFTIDRGLLTALLALLALGVVLSFAASPAVAIKKGLPTYYFVERHVTFAAIGAALMLIISLFSPAGVRRLAAVLLLASVAAMIVVLFKGTALNGAQRWLMLGSYSLQPSEFAKPAFVVVIAWLYGEAARRSDMPALPLALLLWSVMAGLLVAQPDVGQTVLISVTAGLLYLLAGLPPIGAAILVLIGSGGFWLAYMNFGHVQSRLEKFFSAAPFENYQVGRAMQSFSEGGFFGRGPGEGTIKSVLPDAHTDYIFAVIGEEYGVIACVALLAVFAYIVIRAMQRASDEPTAADRLAVQGLSLLLGLQALINMGVNIGLLPPKGMTLPFISAGGSSMLALAITAGMLLALTRWRPDPMRLKKPRRVPTIDEAHFTSHTPSV; encoded by the coding sequence ATGAAACTCTCGCGCGCCGATCGCAGCCTTCTAGCCGACTGGTCGTTCACGATCGATCGCGGGCTGCTGACGGCGCTGTTGGCGCTGTTGGCGCTCGGCGTGGTGCTGTCGTTCGCGGCCTCGCCGGCAGTCGCGATAAAGAAGGGTTTGCCGACATACTACTTTGTCGAACGGCATGTGACGTTCGCCGCTATCGGCGCGGCGCTGATGCTCATCATTTCGCTGTTTTCGCCAGCGGGTGTGCGCCGGCTCGCCGCCGTGCTGCTGCTCGCGTCTGTGGCGGCGATGATCGTCGTGTTGTTCAAAGGCACGGCGCTCAACGGCGCACAGCGCTGGCTGATGCTCGGCAGCTATTCGCTGCAGCCTTCGGAATTCGCGAAGCCGGCATTCGTCGTCGTGATTGCCTGGCTCTATGGCGAAGCAGCCAGGCGCTCGGACATGCCCGCGCTGCCGCTGGCGCTTCTGCTTTGGAGCGTCATGGCGGGATTGCTCGTCGCGCAGCCGGACGTCGGACAAACCGTGCTGATCAGCGTGACTGCGGGACTTCTTTATCTTCTGGCCGGATTGCCACCGATCGGTGCGGCCATCCTCGTGCTGATCGGCAGCGGCGGCTTTTGGCTCGCGTACATGAATTTCGGACACGTGCAGTCGCGGCTTGAAAAGTTTTTCAGCGCGGCGCCGTTCGAAAATTATCAGGTCGGGCGCGCGATGCAGTCGTTTTCCGAAGGCGGTTTTTTTGGACGCGGGCCGGGCGAAGGCACGATCAAGTCCGTGCTGCCTGATGCGCACACCGACTATATTTTTGCGGTCATCGGGGAAGAATATGGCGTCATCGCCTGCGTCGCGCTGCTCGCGGTTTTCGCCTACATCGTGATCCGGGCAATGCAGCGCGCCAGCGATGAGCCGACCGCAGCCGATCGCTTGGCGGTGCAGGGACTTTCGCTGCTTCTCGGGCTTCAGGCGCTGATCAACATGGGCGTCAACATCGGGCTGCTGCCGCCCAAAGGCATGACGTTGCCGTTCATTTCGGCGGGCGGATCGTCGATGCTGGCACTGGCGATTACGGCCGGGATGCTGCTCGCGCTGACGCGCTGGCGGCCCGATCCGATGCGGCTAAAAAAGCCGCGCCGTGTGCCGACCATCGACGAGGCACATTTCACAAGTCATACTCCGTCTGTTTGA
- the murG gene encoding undecaprenyldiphospho-muramoylpentapeptide beta-N-acetylglucosaminyltransferase: MSGIQSIMLAAGGTGGHLFPAFALAEELGRRGVAIDLITDMRGDRYGGGFPARKIYQVPSATLASRAPRDVAKTVLTLARGTSAALRLLGQAKPHAVIGFGGYPTYPPLVAARLRGIPTAIHEQNAVLGRANKMLAKRVNAIATSFERTKFLDGALAAKAVLTGNPVRKAVLDAAAIGFLPPLPDSPIRILIFGGSQGARFFSDIVPLALFALPDGLRKRLRVVQQAREEDIERVQTAYRESGIDADVAPFFSDLPARMADAHLVIGRAGASTVAEVTAIGRPSILVPLPHALDNDQLNNARRLEEAGGAWCIEQRNLSPERLADELERLLKSPDTLAATAKAAKNAGRPDAVRNLADFALALAEGRRPGGNRTS; this comes from the coding sequence ATGAGCGGCATTCAATCGATCATGCTGGCTGCCGGGGGAACGGGCGGCCATCTGTTTCCGGCATTCGCGCTAGCTGAAGAACTCGGGCGGCGCGGTGTCGCCATCGATTTGATCACGGACATGCGCGGCGATCGCTACGGCGGCGGATTTCCCGCACGAAAGATCTATCAGGTGCCGTCGGCGACGTTGGCGTCGCGGGCGCCGCGCGATGTCGCCAAGACGGTTTTGACGCTCGCGCGCGGGACAAGCGCCGCTCTGCGGCTGCTGGGCCAAGCAAAGCCTCACGCGGTGATCGGCTTCGGCGGTTATCCGACCTATCCGCCGCTGGTCGCGGCGCGGCTGCGCGGGATTCCAACCGCGATCCACGAGCAGAACGCGGTGCTCGGACGCGCCAACAAGATGCTTGCGAAGCGCGTCAATGCCATCGCGACATCGTTCGAGCGTACGAAGTTTCTCGACGGCGCGCTGGCTGCGAAAGCGGTTTTGACGGGCAATCCGGTGCGGAAGGCGGTGCTCGATGCGGCGGCGATCGGGTTTCTGCCGCCGCTGCCGGACAGCCCCATTCGCATCCTGATTTTCGGCGGTAGCCAAGGCGCGCGGTTCTTTTCCGATATCGTGCCGCTGGCACTGTTCGCGTTGCCGGACGGCTTGCGCAAGCGCCTGCGCGTCGTGCAGCAGGCGCGGGAAGAAGACATCGAGCGCGTTCAAACAGCCTATCGCGAATCCGGGATCGATGCCGACGTCGCGCCGTTCTTCAGCGATCTGCCGGCGCGGATGGCGGATGCTCATCTCGTGATCGGACGCGCGGGAGCTTCGACGGTCGCGGAAGTGACCGCAATCGGTCGCCCGTCGATCCTGGTGCCGTTGCCGCACGCGCTGGACAACGACCAGTTGAACAACGCCCGGCGGCTCGAAGAAGCCGGCGGGGCCTGGTGCATCGAGCAGCGCAACCTGTCGCCCGAGCGCCTCGCCGATGAACTCGAAAGGCTTCTAAAATCCCCCGATACCCTTGCGGCAACGGCCAAGGCGGCTAAAAACGCAGGGCGTCCGGACGCCGTTCGTAATTTAGCCGATTTCGCATTGGCTCTTGCGGAGGGTCGTCGTCCGGGGGGAAATCGCACATCGTGA
- the murC gene encoding UDP-N-acetylmuramate--L-alanine ligase: MQMPRDIGPFHIIGIGGIGMSAIAEILVAKGYTVQGSDQKESANVRRLRSKGIRVFVGHDPVNLIGARYVVISTAVKPFNPELIAARQKGLTIIRRAEMLAELMRLYSTISVTGTHGKTTTTSLLSHIFTEAGEEPTVITGGIINSWGSNARLGQGKWMIVEADESDGTFTRLPTEIGIVTNIDPEHLDYFGSVEAMHHEYEAFLKNIPFFGLAVACIDHPVVRDMIERLNLRADGRRLLTYGQSQDADLVLQSIRIEGNTTYFDATLTASVKGGARKLTDWSVPIPGAHNALNALAAIAVATQAGLEDAKIKAAMAGFSGVKRRFQFTGEWNGVGIYDDYGHHPAEISAVLAAARGGTKGKVIAVVEPHRYTRVRDLFEDFARCFKDADHVIVAPLYTAGEPPITGIDNQTLAARIATAGRRSAEAVDEPGAIAAAIKRVAGPGDIVVCLGAGNSTDWAHALPDWLAGTAQRAGSAA; this comes from the coding sequence ATGCAAATGCCGCGCGACATTGGCCCATTCCACATCATCGGCATCGGCGGGATCGGCATGAGCGCCATCGCCGAGATTCTGGTCGCCAAGGGCTATACGGTGCAGGGCTCGGACCAGAAGGAAAGCGCGAATGTCAGGCGCTTGAGGTCGAAGGGCATCCGGGTTTTCGTCGGGCACGATCCGGTCAACCTGATCGGGGCGCGCTATGTCGTGATCTCGACGGCGGTGAAGCCGTTCAATCCGGAACTGATCGCTGCGCGCCAGAAGGGTCTGACGATCATCCGGCGCGCCGAGATGCTCGCCGAACTGATGCGGCTCTATTCGACGATTTCCGTCACCGGCACACACGGCAAGACGACGACCACGTCGCTGCTCTCGCACATTTTTACGGAAGCAGGCGAAGAACCGACGGTCATCACGGGCGGCATCATCAATTCCTGGGGCTCGAACGCGCGGCTCGGTCAGGGCAAGTGGATGATCGTCGAGGCCGACGAGAGCGACGGTACGTTCACGCGGCTGCCGACCGAGATTGGCATCGTGACGAACATCGATCCCGAGCATCTCGACTATTTCGGCTCGGTCGAGGCGATGCATCACGAATACGAAGCGTTCCTGAAAAACATTCCGTTCTTCGGGCTTGCCGTTGCGTGCATAGATCATCCGGTCGTGCGGGATATGATCGAACGGCTGAACCTTCGTGCCGATGGGCGCAGGCTGCTGACATATGGGCAGAGCCAGGACGCCGACCTTGTGCTGCAGTCGATCCGTATTGAAGGCAATACGACGTATTTCGACGCGACACTGACGGCGTCGGTCAAGGGCGGCGCACGCAAGCTCACCGACTGGTCGGTGCCGATCCCCGGCGCGCACAATGCGCTGAATGCGCTGGCCGCGATTGCGGTCGCGACGCAGGCAGGGCTCGAAGATGCGAAGATCAAAGCCGCGATGGCCGGGTTCTCGGGCGTCAAACGCCGCTTCCAGTTCACGGGCGAGTGGAACGGCGTCGGCATCTACGACGACTACGGTCATCATCCGGCGGAAATTTCAGCCGTGCTTGCGGCTGCTCGCGGCGGCACCAAGGGCAAAGTGATCGCGGTCGTCGAGCCGCATCGTTACACGCGCGTGCGCGATCTGTTCGAGGATTTCGCGCGCTGCTTCAAAGACGCCGATCACGTCATCGTCGCGCCGCTTTACACGGCAGGCGAACCGCCGATCACGGGCATCGATAATCAGACGCTGGCGGCGCGGATCGCGACGGCCGGACGGCGTTCGGCGGAAGCGGTCGACGAGCCGGGCGCGATCGCGGCGGCAATCAAGCGCGTCGCTGGTCCGGGCGATATCGTCGTCTGTCTCGGCGCGGGCAATTCGACCGACTGGGCGCACGCTTTGCCTGACTGGCTCGCGGGAACGGCGCAGCGGGCTGGGAGCGCGGCCTGA
- the murB gene encoding UDP-N-acetylmuramate dehydrogenase, which produces MFDDITSELRALMPELRGRLIANASLADITWFRVGGPAQVLFTPADEADLAYFLKRKPRDLPVFVMGLGSNLLVRDGGVAGVVIRLGRGFGEIKIEEGGRLRAGTAVPDVKVARAAAEAGISGLAFYRGIPGSIGGALRMNAGAHGRETKDCLIGARAVDPEGNVHVLSLADMGFTYRHSAIPETWIFTEATYQGAPGDPAEILKEMDAVAEYREQNQPIKERTGGSTFKNPPGHSAWKLVDDAGCRGLRVGGAKVSEMHCNFLINDRQASGEDVERLGETVRARVKAKSGVTLNWEIIRLGSPRPGAAVGEALAILDNTVDQAQS; this is translated from the coding sequence ATGTTCGACGACATCACGAGCGAGTTGCGCGCGCTGATGCCGGAACTCCGGGGACGTCTCATCGCCAATGCCTCGCTCGCGGATATCACTTGGTTTCGCGTCGGCGGCCCGGCGCAGGTTCTTTTCACTCCGGCCGATGAAGCGGATCTTGCGTACTTTCTGAAGCGCAAGCCGCGCGATCTGCCGGTTTTCGTCATGGGTCTCGGGTCGAACCTGCTCGTGCGCGACGGTGGCGTCGCGGGCGTGGTGATCCGGCTCGGACGCGGGTTCGGTGAGATCAAGATCGAAGAGGGCGGACGGCTGAGAGCCGGAACGGCCGTTCCTGACGTCAAGGTTGCGCGGGCGGCGGCCGAAGCCGGCATTAGCGGACTGGCGTTCTATCGCGGCATTCCCGGCTCGATCGGTGGCGCGCTGCGCATGAACGCGGGCGCGCACGGTCGCGAGACGAAAGATTGTCTGATCGGGGCGCGCGCCGTCGATCCCGAGGGCAACGTGCATGTGCTCTCGCTTGCCGACATGGGGTTCACGTATCGGCATTCGGCCATTCCGGAGACCTGGATTTTCACCGAGGCGACGTACCAGGGTGCTCCTGGCGATCCGGCGGAAATCCTGAAAGAGATGGATGCCGTCGCAGAATATCGTGAGCAGAACCAGCCGATCAAAGAGCGCACGGGCGGCTCGACGTTCAAAAATCCGCCGGGACATAGCGCCTGGAAGCTCGTCGATGACGCGGGATGCCGTGGCCTGCGCGTCGGCGGTGCGAAGGTGTCCGAAATGCACTGCAACTTTCTGATCAACGACCGGCAGGCCTCGGGCGAAGACGTCGAACGGCTCGGCGAAACAGTCAGGGCGCGCGTCAAGGCGAAATCCGGCGTCACGCTCAACTGGGAGATTATCCGGCTTGGCAGTCCGCGGCCGGGTGCTGCGGTCGGCGAGGCGCTGGCTATTTTGGACAACACGGTCGATCAAGCCCAATCGTAG
- a CDS encoding D-alanine--D-alanine ligase: MTKLGALPKRTRDHVAVLKGGLSAERDVSLNSGAAVGEALREEGYRVTEIDVDRNLAAQLEAINPDVCFNALHGKFGEDGCVQGVLEMLAIPYTHSGVLASALAMHKERAKDIMKLAGVAVAEAKLVTRREAAEAHVLPPPYVVKPPTEGSSVGVVIVPPGADRPPSSIASGGSPDQIVMVERYVPGRELTCAVIGDFVTDVIEIVPLRGLAFYDYESKYGAGGSKHELPAQLLPDVYQSVRSLTLRAHQALGCRGVSRADFRFDDTAGGTGELICLEVNTQPGMTGTSLVPELAGHAGWSFGDLVRWMVEDASCNR, encoded by the coding sequence ATGACAAAACTCGGCGCGTTGCCGAAGCGCACGCGCGATCACGTGGCCGTTCTCAAGGGCGGGCTTTCCGCCGAGCGCGACGTCAGTCTCAACTCGGGCGCGGCTGTCGGAGAAGCGCTGCGCGAGGAAGGCTATCGCGTCACCGAGATCGACGTCGATCGAAACCTTGCGGCGCAGCTCGAAGCGATCAATCCGGACGTCTGTTTCAACGCGCTGCACGGCAAGTTCGGCGAGGACGGGTGCGTCCAAGGCGTCCTCGAAATGCTGGCGATCCCGTACACGCATTCCGGAGTTCTGGCCTCGGCGCTCGCGATGCACAAGGAGCGCGCCAAGGACATCATGAAGCTCGCGGGCGTTGCCGTCGCCGAAGCGAAGCTCGTCACACGGCGTGAGGCTGCGGAGGCCCATGTCCTGCCGCCGCCCTACGTGGTGAAGCCGCCGACCGAGGGTTCGAGCGTCGGGGTCGTGATCGTCCCGCCCGGCGCCGATCGGCCCCCGAGTTCGATCGCATCCGGGGGCTCTCCCGACCAGATCGTGATGGTCGAGCGCTACGTGCCGGGACGTGAGCTAACTTGTGCTGTGATCGGAGATTTCGTGACCGACGTCATCGAAATCGTGCCGCTCCGAGGGCTCGCTTTCTACGATTATGAATCGAAATACGGTGCGGGCGGCTCGAAGCACGAGCTGCCGGCACAACTTTTACCGGATGTTTACCAGTCAGTCCGTTCCTTAACGTTAAGGGCGCATCAGGCGCTGGGCTGCCGAGGCGTGTCGCGGGCGGATTTCCGTTTCGACGATACGGCTGGTGGAACCGGCGAGCTGATCTGTCTCGAAGTGAACACCCAACCGGGCATGACGGGAACGTCCCTCGTGCCTGAATTGGCGGGTCATGCGGGCTGGTCGTTCGGTGACCTCGTCCGATGGATGGTCGAGGACGCGAGTTGCAACAGGTAG
- a CDS encoding cell division protein FtsQ/DivIB, with translation MQQVAGKQRFWWRAQEAPTPEPKAVQTFDVPQTISTVSRSSSRRPEMTLKIPRGERRVRRSRRATRRWMKYSFAMGALLAVSGAAAIMLPLNRATFSKISHAVAEQVTALTIAAGFGINQVNVTGQHFASDSDIYDAIDLTNVRTFAAFDSEAALKRIERIPWIDKAQITRVYPGTLDIVVRERTPSIVWTRGNETYLVDATGRVLGPTPVASNWALPRVVGEGATDDATPMLAALRQYPEIEKQYAYGERIAERRWRIVLKSGTMIDLGADREIEGLQEIANASAAVPALKGKPMIIDVRTPGRIALRAADGKPAQTAALDASARPPLTISSR, from the coding sequence TTGCAACAGGTAGCGGGCAAGCAACGGTTCTGGTGGCGGGCGCAGGAAGCGCCAACGCCGGAGCCGAAAGCTGTCCAGACCTTCGACGTTCCCCAGACAATCAGCACGGTTTCACGTTCCTCATCGCGGCGTCCCGAGATGACGCTGAAAATCCCGCGTGGCGAGCGGCGCGTCAGGCGGTCCCGGCGCGCGACGCGGCGGTGGATGAAGTATTCTTTCGCAATGGGCGCGCTGCTGGCAGTGTCCGGGGCAGCAGCGATCATGCTGCCGCTCAATCGCGCGACCTTCTCCAAGATTTCGCATGCTGTTGCTGAGCAGGTGACGGCGCTGACGATTGCGGCCGGGTTCGGCATCAATCAGGTGAATGTCACCGGGCAGCATTTTGCGTCCGATAGCGACATCTACGATGCGATCGATCTCACGAATGTGCGGACGTTCGCGGCGTTCGATTCGGAAGCGGCGCTGAAACGCATCGAGCGTATTCCGTGGATCGATAAAGCTCAGATCACGCGCGTCTATCCCGGCACGCTCGACATTGTCGTTCGCGAACGCACGCCTTCGATCGTCTGGACGCGAGGCAACGAGACGTACCTCGTCGATGCGACGGGCCGTGTTCTTGGGCCGACGCCGGTTGCGAGCAATTGGGCGCTGCCGCGTGTCGTCGGCGAGGGCGCGACCGATGACGCGACGCCGATGCTGGCCGCGCTTCGGCAGTATCCTGAAATTGAAAAGCAATACGCCTATGGCGAGCGCATTGCGGAGCGGCGCTGGCGCATCGTTCTCAAGAGCGGAACGATGATCGATCTCGGCGCGGATCGCGAGATCGAAGGTTTGCAGGAAATCGCGAATGCGTCCGCCGCGGTGCCGGCGCTCAAGGGCAAGCCGATGATCATCGATGTGCGCACGCCAGGGCGGATCGCGTTGCGCGCGGCCGATGGCAAGCCGGCGCAGACAGCAGCCCTCGATGCGTCCGCCAGGCCGCCTCTAACCATCAGCTCACGATAG
- the ftsA gene encoding cell division protein FtsA, protein MADRRTYRTFGLLDIGTSKTVAAVMVAEQGPSLSEPSLRLAGLGLQRSRGVKAGVLTDLDEAESVVRAVLAQAERAAGVSVGNYTVSVAAGRLASAHCTARIDVETGRVTHDDLQRLMAAGESYAERDGRTLLHLNRLGYELDGVGGVRDPIGFSARRMAAGLHAVTADEGPLRNLLVLIDRCYAECDGLVASPYASALAVTTEEERQFGVTCIDFGAGTTTLALFADGVFAGVEAIPVGGQHLTYDIARALQTPLAEAERIKTLYGTLLNAQSDEHESISYPVAGEEDEGSFETTKARLTAIIRPRVQQLLGLVRERLALNAAGRFAGDKIVLTGGASQLLGLSEFVANEFGRHVRVGRPQDLVGLNASLGGPQLATLSGLAVLSARGSNELSTPSQRKGSKQGYLGRVGTWLKHAF, encoded by the coding sequence ATGGCTGATAGGCGCACGTACCGGACGTTCGGGCTTCTGGACATCGGCACCAGCAAAACGGTTGCCGCCGTGATGGTGGCTGAGCAGGGCCCGTCGCTGTCGGAGCCATCGCTTCGGCTTGCGGGCCTCGGTCTGCAGCGGTCGCGCGGCGTGAAAGCCGGTGTGCTGACCGATCTCGACGAGGCCGAGTCCGTCGTTCGCGCGGTTCTCGCGCAGGCCGAGCGTGCGGCCGGCGTTTCGGTCGGCAATTACACGGTTTCAGTTGCGGCGGGGCGGCTCGCCTCGGCGCACTGCACGGCGCGTATCGACGTCGAGACGGGCCGCGTTACGCATGACGATCTGCAACGGCTCATGGCGGCGGGCGAAAGCTATGCCGAGCGCGACGGCCGTACGCTCCTGCATCTCAATCGCCTCGGCTATGAGCTCGACGGCGTCGGCGGCGTGCGCGATCCGATCGGGTTTTCGGCGCGGCGCATGGCGGCCGGCCTCCATGCCGTAACGGCGGACGAAGGACCGCTGCGCAATCTCCTCGTCCTCATCGATCGCTGCTACGCCGAATGCGACGGTCTCGTCGCGTCGCCTTATGCGAGCGCGCTGGCGGTCACGACGGAAGAGGAACGGCAATTCGGTGTGACATGCATCGATTTCGGCGCGGGAACGACCACCCTCGCGCTCTTTGCCGATGGTGTTTTCGCCGGCGTCGAGGCGATCCCGGTCGGCGGCCAGCATCTGACGTACGACATCGCCAGGGCGTTGCAGACGCCACTCGCAGAAGCCGAGCGAATCAAAACGCTTTATGGCACACTGCTCAATGCCCAGTCCGACGAGCACGAATCGATTTCCTATCCGGTGGCCGGAGAGGAAGACGAGGGAAGCTTCGAAACCACCAAGGCGCGGCTGACGGCGATCATCCGGCCGCGCGTGCAACAGCTCTTGGGACTCGTGCGCGAGCGCTTGGCGCTCAATGCGGCGGGCCGATTCGCGGGAGACAAGATCGTTCTGACGGGCGGAGCCAGCCAACTCCTCGGACTTTCGGAATTCGTCGCCAACGAATTCGGCAGGCACGTGCGTGTCGGTCGGCCTCAGGACCTCGTCGGGCTGAACGCCAGCCTCGGGGGACCGCAACTCGCGACGCTTTCCGGGCTCGCGGTTCTCAGCGCCCGGGGAAGCAACGAATTGAGTACGCCATCTCAGCGCAAGGGTTCGAAGCAAGGATATCTCGGCCGTGTCGGAACGTGGCTGAAGCACGCATTCTGA